From a single Gadus morhua chromosome 3, gadMor3.0, whole genome shotgun sequence genomic region:
- the wdr83os gene encoding PAT complex subunit Asterix, with product MTSNNMNDPRRQNKILRYKPPSTEANPTLEDPTPDYMNLLGMIFSMCGLMLKLKWCAWIAVYCSFISFANSRSSEDTKQMMSSFMLSISAVVMSYLQNPQPMSPPW from the exons ATGACTTCAAACAACATGAACGACCCGAGACGACAAAATAAGATTTTGCG GTACAAACCGCCCAGCACAGAAGCCAATCCTACACTGGAGGACCCCACCCCTGACTATATGAACCTGCTTGGCATGATCTTCAGCATGTGTGGACTAATGCTCAAG TTGAAGTGGTGCGCGTGGATTGCCGTCTACTGCTCGTTCATCAGCTTCGCCAACTCCAGGAGCTCCGAGGACACTAAACAGATGATGAGCAGCTTCAT GCTTTCCATCTCAGCGGTTGTGATGTCATACCTTCAGAACCCTCAGCCGATGTCGCCGCCGTGGTAA